The Synechocystis sp. PCC 6714 genome includes the window GATTGTAGAAGTTCTTTCCCCATTCACATCTGAGTATGGCCGGGGTGAAAAATTTAGAGCATATCTTTCCGTCACTGGTTTCCGGGAATACTGGTTAGTAGAACAATCCTAATCGTAAGTTGAAAAGCACTGTAAAATCATGACGGTATTTGGCTTTATCTGACTAATGAAGACCTCCAATCCACGATTCCGATCGCCAATCTTAAATTTGGTGGTGACCATGGCGGATATTTACGAAGCAGCGATGTTTTCTTAGCTAAACTTCCCCATCAAAGGCTAATAACTTTTTCTAGATGGAGTAATTCCTCTGCCCGTTGGCAATCTCGACTGATCTGATTTTTTAATTCATCTAAATTAGCAAACTTTGTTTCTGGCCGGAGATAGTGGAGCAATGCCGCCTCCAACCCCTGGCCATACAAATCCCCCGACCATTGCAAAAGATGTACTTCTGCCGAGGGCTCTCGACCATTGACTGTGGGGCGATCCCCAATGTTAATCACCGCTGGGATGGGGACTTCAAGGCAATCTAAACTCACCGAACCGGCGTAGACCCCATATTTGGGCCAAAGCTTATCTTCGGGCAAACAAAGATTAGCAGTGGGAAAACCAAGTTTTCGCCCCAATTGTTGCCCCTGCACTACTGTCCCCCGCAGACCATAGGGTCGCCCCAGTAAATTATTAGCTGTGGCCAGTTGACCTTCTTTTAACGCTTTGCGAATACGAGAACTACTAATTCTTTCCGTATCGGTTTGTTCCAACTCAGCGATCGCCACTGTGATGCCAAATTCCTGGCCGAGCCTTGCCAAATCCTGGACATTGCCTTGACGTTGATAACCAAAACAAAAATCCTCGCCTACGCTGATAAATTTAGCTTGCAACTGCTCCACTAGAATAGATTGGACAAATTCCCTCGGGCTAAGGTTGGCTAATTTTTCTGTGAAGGGTAATAAAACTAATTGCTCAATGCCGATTACTGTTAATTGTTCTGCTTTTTCCGGTAGGGGCGTTAGTAAAGGTTGGGTACGGCCGCTAAAAAAACTGCGGGGATGGGGATTAAAACTTACCACCGCTGAATGTAATGGATGTTCCACTGCCTGGGCAAAGTTCATCACCTGGCGCAACACCACCCCATGGCCCCGATGGACCCCATCGAAATTCCCCAGGGCGATCGCCGTTGGGGTCTGTAAAGCATTGGTGGCAGAAAGAATACGCAAAGTGGTCGGCAGTTAATAAATAGCTATAATCGGGTCGGATTCGGATCAGATATTGAGCAGTGGTGGGACAAAAAGTTTAACTTTGACGACCAGATTGGGATCAATTATCAATCAAGTATAGGTAAAAAAATACGACAGTCAGCCGCCGTTTTAAGAGTGGTACGCCGCTCCTAAATAGAGTTCCCCCACCAAAGGGTCATCAAGCAAACTTTGACCTGACCCTTCCAATTTGTCCTTGCCATTTTCTAGCACATAACCCCGATCAGCCATCATCAGAGCTTGCTTGGCATTTTGCTCCACTAAAATAATTGCTTTTCCCGTAGAGTTAATGGCCTTGATTTGGGCAAACACATCCTTCACTAAAATAGGTGACAGGGCGGCGGAGGGCTCATCCAATAACAACAAATCCGGGTCTAGCATTAAAGCCCGACCCATGGCCAACATTTGTCGTTCCCCCCCAGATAAAGTACCGGCCCTTTGGTTACGTCGTTGGGCCAATTTGGGAAACATGGTGTAGATGCGATCCTTTAGAACCTGGGTAGGGCCATGGTGCAAAAAAGCTCCCATATCTAAATTTTCCGCCACCGTTAAACTGCCAAACACGTTGCAAACCTGGGGTACGTAGCACATTCCCCGGCGTACAATCTGGTCAGAACTTAGCCCAGCAATATTCTCCCCTTTAAAAATGATTTCTCCTTCACTAGGGGTTAGTAAACCAAAAATAGTCTTCGCTAGGGTGGATTTTCCTGCTCCGTTGGGGCCGATGACTGTTACCAACTCCCCCGCAGCAATGGAAAAATTGATGCCCTGCAAGATAGGTACATCAGCCACATAACCGGCGAAAACATCCTTGACAATAAGGAGGTCAGACATAGAGAGCAGTGGAAAAAGTTGGTCAGCTTTGGTTAGCAGGATTAGTCAGTTTGGCCATATTCAAACCGGTTTAAGGGAGTTAAGTCACCCCTAACTAAAACTACGCGGGAGTTTTTTGCAGGTCGGGACGTTCTTCTGGCAGAATAGCCCCTTCCACTGGGCAAACTTGGAGGCAAATGCCGCAATCAATGCAGGTGGCAAAATCAATCCAGTACCAGTCGGTGCCAATGGTGTTTTTCCCTTCTCCAGGGTGGATGCAGGCAACAGGGCAGGCCTCGACACAGTCGGCCACGCCTTCACAGGTTTCCGTAACAATGGTATGGGGCATATTTCGCCAGGGTCAAAATTTCAAAAGTTGGGGAATTTTTACAAATTGTCACATCTCTAAGGTTAGCGGACGTTCAACCCCTGAGGCAATCGAAACAACGGGGATTGATCGGAAATTTTCCCTGACCAGTTATCCTGGGAGGAAGTATTGTGTGAGGAAAAGTCAAGATGGTTGTGTCCCCCATCCACAGTCGTGGTTTAGATTTGCCTTTGCCTTCAACAGGGGGGGAATTCGGTCTGGGTCTGCCCCGATCGCCCTTATTTGGCACCGATGGCATCCGGGGTAAAGCAGGGGAATTGCTCACAGCACCTTTGGCTTTATCGTTAGGCTTTTGGGCAGGTCAGGTGTTGAAGCAACAGGCCAATGGGGCCGGCCCAGTGATTATCGGCCAGGATTCTCGTCTTTCCAGCGATATGCTTGCCAATGCCATGGCTGCCGGTTTGAATAGTGCCGGGGTAGAAGTGTGGCAGTTGGGACTTTGTCCTACTCCCTGCGTGGCTTATTTAACCAGAAAAACAGCG containing:
- a CDS encoding ABC transporter ATP-binding protein, coding for MSDLLIVKDVFAGYVADVPILQGINFSIAAGELVTVIGPNGAGKSTLAKTIFGLLTPSEGEIIFKGENIAGLSSDQIVRRGMCYVPQVCNVFGSLTVAENLDMGAFLHHGPTQVLKDRIYTMFPKLAQRRNQRAGTLSGGERQMLAMGRALMLDPDLLLLDEPSAALSPILVKDVFAQIKAINSTGKAIILVEQNAKQALMMADRGYVLENGKDKLEGSGQSLLDDPLVGELYLGAAYHS
- a CDS encoding bifunctional riboflavin kinase/FAD synthetase; translation: MRILSATNALQTPTAIALGNFDGVHRGHGVVLRQVMNFAQAVEHPLHSAVVSFNPHPRSFFSGRTQPLLTPLPEKAEQLTVIGIEQLVLLPFTEKLANLSPREFVQSILVEQLQAKFISVGEDFCFGYQRQGNVQDLARLGQEFGITVAIAELEQTDTERISSSRIRKALKEGQLATANNLLGRPYGLRGTVVQGQQLGRKLGFPTANLCLPEDKLWPKYGVYAGSVSLDCLEVPIPAVINIGDRPTVNGREPSAEVHLLQWSGDLYGQGLEAALLHYLRPETKFANLDELKNQISRDCQRAEELLHLEKVISL
- a CDS encoding Uma2 family endonuclease, which translates into the protein MPETNRYTYPNLFVIREEAKFYESRTDTVLNPTLIVEVLSPFTSEYGRGEKFRAYLSVTGFREYWLVEQS
- a CDS encoding ferredoxin family protein, producing MPHTIVTETCEGVADCVEACPVACIHPGEGKNTIGTDWYWIDFATCIDCGICLQVCPVEGAILPEERPDLQKTPA